One Sagittula stellata E-37 genomic window carries:
- a CDS encoding lipase family protein: MTLLTGSQAATFADLAYDTAAATDNSAATWRAKGSLAAAQKKKGGCSADLTEFSTLTGFTGQSGAFSLRDTSGFGAVFERKNGGGGRDLVVAFRGSVSASDWVSNFNFGMDRGPGDCIVHAGFNRIYTTFQDDLHHIIDAARPETLHFVGHSLGGAMATLAMADYGLRGGAACRLYTFGTPRIGGFGLSSQLRRVLTPGTVRRVYSVSDPVPMLPVLPFQHFAAGATGLDFGFTYITPRAHDRIQYRNRMPSSGWPAATPLAQKSDPDYWLGLAEKAQGFSALGYHALSMALRGIMRMVNMAGLALSAGITVLDRMVEAIHQGALLSKKIAETTLRFVKAALRMCGRLALRAAVTAADLTVEFLQTVFDMMLAPVRRSALLALNAA, encoded by the coding sequence ATGACCCTCCTGACAGGCAGCCAGGCCGCCACCTTCGCCGATCTCGCCTACGACACCGCGGCCGCGACCGACAATTCGGCGGCGACGTGGCGCGCGAAGGGCTCTCTGGCGGCGGCGCAGAAGAAGAAGGGCGGCTGTTCGGCGGACCTGACGGAGTTCTCGACCCTCACCGGCTTCACCGGCCAGTCGGGCGCGTTTTCGCTGCGCGACACCTCGGGCTTCGGTGCGGTGTTCGAACGGAAGAACGGCGGCGGTGGGCGCGATCTCGTGGTGGCCTTCAGGGGCAGCGTGTCCGCCAGCGACTGGGTGTCCAACTTCAACTTCGGGATGGACCGCGGCCCGGGCGACTGCATCGTTCATGCGGGCTTCAACCGGATCTACACGACCTTCCAGGACGACCTGCACCACATCATCGACGCCGCGCGGCCCGAGACGCTCCATTTCGTCGGGCACTCGCTGGGCGGTGCGATGGCGACGCTCGCCATGGCGGACTACGGCCTGCGGGGCGGCGCGGCCTGCCGGCTCTACACCTTCGGAACGCCCCGGATTGGCGGTTTCGGCTTGTCGTCGCAGCTGCGACGGGTGCTGACGCCGGGCACCGTCAGGCGGGTCTATTCCGTGTCCGACCCCGTGCCGATGCTGCCCGTCCTGCCCTTCCAGCACTTCGCCGCCGGGGCGACAGGGCTGGATTTCGGGTTCACCTACATCACGCCCCGCGCCCACGACCGCATCCAGTACCGCAACCGGATGCCCTCCTCCGGCTGGCCCGCCGCCACGCCGCTCGCCCAGAAAAGCGACCCGGATTACTGGCTGGGGCTGGCGGAAAAGGCGCAGGGCTTTTCGGCGCTGGGATACCACGCGCTGTCGATGGCGCTGCGGGGGATCATGCGGATGGTCAACATGGCCGGGCTGGCGCTGTCTGCCGGGATCACCGTGCTCGACCGCATGGTCGAGGCGATCCACCAGGGCGCGCTCCTGTCGAAGAAAATCGCGGAGACTACGCTGCGCTTCGTCAAGGCGGCGCTGAGGATGTGCGGACGGCTGGCCCTGCGCGCCGCCGTCACCGCCGCCGACCTGACGGTGGAGTTCCTGCAGACCGTCTTCGACATGATGCTGGCGCCGGTGCGCCGCTCGGCCCTGCTGGCGCTGAACGCGGCCTAA
- a CDS encoding DUF6795 domain-containing protein has translation MARADEYLCSPMSGQLVDADGAPVPDTPVRRAWYWRGKRGEDSTVTDDSGHFSFGAVPPKRGLFEMIPAREAVTQDFYADLPDGAFQFLYLSTRGLTLNAETDGRPFNVRCAIGVEPHADDIHFGTCTLIE, from the coding sequence ATGGCCCGCGCTGACGAATACCTCTGCTCCCCGATGAGCGGTCAGCTTGTCGACGCGGACGGTGCGCCCGTCCCCGACACACCCGTTCGGCGTGCGTGGTACTGGCGCGGCAAGCGCGGCGAGGACAGCACCGTGACCGATGACAGCGGCCATTTCTCGTTTGGCGCCGTGCCGCCGAAGCGCGGACTGTTCGAGATGATCCCTGCGCGCGAGGCGGTGACACAGGATTTCTATGCCGACCTGCCCGACGGAGCCTTCCAGTTCCTTTACCTGTCCACCCGTGGCCTGACGCTGAATGCCGAAACCGATGGCCGCCCCTTCAACGTCCGCTGTGCCATCGGCGTGGAACCCCACGCCGACGACATACACTTCGGCACCTGTACTCTGATCGAGTGA
- a CDS encoding NAD(P)/FAD-dependent oxidoreductase, which produces MTDPRLDSLWSDTAPDRTPYAPLRDKIAVDVAVIGGGFTGVSAAYHLAAGGASVALLEARTIGYGGSGRNVGLVNAGLWTPPDDVEKTLGQTTGGGLNDLLATGPATVFELIEKHQIRCEATRNGTLHCAHSMAGLRDLENRFAQQEARGAPVKLLDAEETARRTGSTAYYGALWDGRAGTIQPLAYVQGLASAAAAQGARIFEETGALSMAETSDGWTIRTAQGEVRAARLIQATNAYGTGAADDNAIIPAHFFQLATAPLPDDLRQSILSGGEGCWDTAMIMSSFRLDRAGRMIFGALGNLDGFGGALHRGWATRKMAKVFPQLAGIPFEQHWTGRIAMTGTHLPRIERRGRTGISIFGYSGRGISPGTLFGRAAADWALGTGDLPLPVQDPQPEAYAGAKSLYYETGATLTHLANGRI; this is translated from the coding sequence ATGACCGATCCGCGCCTCGACAGCCTCTGGTCCGACACCGCGCCCGACCGGACCCCCTATGCACCTCTGCGTGACAAGATCGCCGTCGATGTCGCCGTCATCGGCGGCGGCTTCACCGGCGTCTCGGCGGCTTATCATCTGGCCGCCGGTGGCGCCTCGGTCGCGCTGCTGGAGGCGCGGACCATTGGCTATGGCGGGTCGGGCCGCAACGTCGGCCTTGTCAACGCGGGGCTCTGGACGCCGCCGGACGACGTGGAAAAGACGCTTGGCCAGACAACCGGAGGCGGGCTGAACGACCTGCTCGCCACCGGCCCCGCAACGGTCTTCGAGCTGATCGAGAAGCACCAGATCCGCTGCGAGGCGACACGGAATGGGACGCTGCACTGTGCCCACTCGATGGCTGGCCTGCGCGATCTGGAAAACCGCTTTGCCCAGCAAGAGGCGCGTGGCGCGCCGGTCAAGCTGCTGGACGCGGAAGAAACCGCGCGGCGCACGGGCAGTACGGCGTACTACGGCGCGCTCTGGGACGGGCGGGCCGGCACCATACAGCCGCTGGCCTATGTTCAGGGGCTGGCCAGTGCGGCAGCGGCTCAGGGCGCGCGGATCTTCGAGGAAACGGGCGCCCTGAGCATGGCGGAAACCTCTGACGGCTGGACGATCCGAACGGCACAGGGCGAGGTGCGCGCGGCGCGGCTGATCCAGGCCACCAATGCCTATGGCACGGGCGCGGCGGATGACAACGCGATCATTCCGGCGCATTTCTTCCAACTGGCCACCGCCCCCCTGCCCGACGATCTGCGGCAAAGCATCCTGTCCGGCGGCGAAGGCTGCTGGGACACGGCGATGATCATGTCGTCCTTCCGCCTCGATCGGGCGGGTCGGATGATCTTTGGCGCGCTCGGCAATCTCGACGGTTTCGGCGGCGCGCTGCATCGCGGCTGGGCCACGCGCAAGATGGCGAAGGTCTTCCCGCAACTGGCGGGCATCCCGTTCGAGCAGCATTGGACCGGGCGCATCGCGATGACCGGCACCCACCTGCCCCGCATCGAACGGCGCGGGCGCACCGGCATTTCCATCTTCGGCTACAGCGGGCGCGGCATTTCCCCCGGCACGCTCTTTGGCCGTGCCGCCGCAGATTGGGCGCTTGGCACCGGCGATCTGCCGCTGCCGGTCCAGGACCCGCAGCCCGAAGCCTACGCCGGCGCCAAAAGCCTTTACTACGAGACCGGCGCGACCCTGACCCATCTCGCGAACGGGCGCATATAG
- the amaB gene encoding L-piperidine-6-carboxylate dehydrogenase yields the protein MTYQHILDACGLTAAETTGGTLSVTTPVDGSEIARVPMHSVADAEAAIAKGVEAFEAWRKVPAPRRGELVRLLGEELRREKENLGRLVSLECGKIYQEGLGEVQEMIDICDFAVGLSRQLYGLTIASERPGHSMRETWHPLGVCGIITAFNFPAAPWCWNAALALVCGDPVIAKPSEKTPLTQLAIQKICDRAMAAFGGDAPEGLIQTLIGERDLGEVLTASRDVALISATGSVPMGKAVAADMSKRLGKTILELGGNNAMIVAPSADLEMAVRAIVFSAVGTAGQRCTSLRRLIVHEDIYDQLIPRLTKVYEGLSIGSPLEAGTLVGPLIDAGAMTAMEKALEQACAEGGTVHGGGRALTDQYPDAAYVAPAIVEMPAQSAIVHTETFAPILYAMKYTDLDAAIAMQNAVPQGLSSCIFSTDLRETEHFLSAQGSDCGIANVNIGPSGAEIGGAFGGEKETGGGRESGSDAWRAYMRRQTSTVNYSRELPLAQGISFEI from the coding sequence ATGACCTACCAGCACATTCTCGACGCCTGCGGCCTGACCGCGGCGGAAACCACCGGCGGCACGCTTTCCGTCACCACCCCTGTGGACGGCAGCGAAATCGCCCGGGTTCCAATGCACTCGGTCGCCGACGCCGAGGCCGCGATTGCCAAGGGGGTTGAGGCCTTCGAGGCATGGCGCAAGGTCCCCGCGCCACGGCGGGGCGAACTCGTGCGCCTTCTCGGCGAAGAGCTGCGCCGCGAAAAGGAGAACCTCGGCCGCCTCGTGTCGCTGGAATGCGGCAAGATCTATCAGGAGGGGCTGGGCGAGGTGCAGGAGATGATCGACATCTGCGACTTCGCGGTCGGCCTGTCGCGTCAGCTTTATGGTCTGACCATCGCGTCGGAACGGCCCGGCCACTCGATGCGCGAAACATGGCACCCGCTTGGGGTTTGCGGCATCATCACCGCCTTCAACTTCCCCGCAGCGCCGTGGTGCTGGAACGCCGCGCTGGCGCTGGTCTGCGGCGATCCGGTCATCGCCAAGCCGTCCGAGAAGACCCCGCTGACCCAGCTGGCGATCCAGAAGATCTGCGACCGCGCCATGGCGGCCTTCGGCGGGGACGCGCCCGAGGGCCTGATCCAGACCCTGATCGGCGAACGCGACCTGGGCGAGGTCCTGACCGCCTCGCGCGATGTGGCGCTGATCTCGGCAACCGGCTCCGTGCCCATGGGCAAGGCGGTCGCGGCGGACATGTCCAAACGGCTGGGCAAGACGATCCTTGAACTCGGCGGCAACAACGCGATGATCGTCGCCCCTTCGGCGGATCTGGAAATGGCCGTGCGGGCGATTGTCTTTTCCGCCGTCGGCACGGCGGGCCAGCGCTGCACCTCGCTGCGCCGCCTGATCGTGCACGAAGACATCTACGACCAGCTGATCCCGCGCCTGACCAAGGTTTACGAAGGGCTTTCCATCGGCAGCCCGCTTGAGGCCGGCACCCTTGTCGGCCCGTTGATCGACGCAGGTGCCATGACGGCGATGGAGAAGGCGCTGGAACAGGCCTGCGCCGAAGGCGGCACCGTCCATGGCGGTGGCCGGGCGTTGACGGATCAATACCCCGATGCGGCCTATGTCGCCCCCGCCATCGTCGAAATGCCCGCGCAAAGCGCCATCGTGCACACCGAAACCTTCGCGCCGATCCTCTACGCGATGAAATACACCGACCTCGACGCGGCCATCGCGATGCAGAACGCGGTGCCGCAGGGCCTGTCGTCGTGCATCTTCTCTACCGATCTACGCGAGACCGAGCATTTCCTCTCGGCGCAAGGCTCTGACTGCGGCATCGCCAACGTCAACATCGGGCCTTCGGGCGCGGAAATCGGCGGAGCCTTCGGCGGCGAAAAGGAAACCGGCGGCGGGCGCGAAAGCGGATCGGACGCATGGCGCGCCTACATGCGCCGTCAGACCAGCACGGTGAACTACTCGCGCGAGCTGCCGCTCGCCCAAGGCATTTCGTTCGAGATATGA